In Ferviditalea candida, the genomic window AGGAACTGCAGCCAAAATGTCCGAGTTTGCCAAACTGAGCATACGTCAATCCGCATTCCTCACAGCGTACTTCCTGCGGTTTGCTTCCGATTGCGTTCGTGTTGCCCGGCTCGAAATCCAGCAAACCGGACAGCAGATTATGAATGGAAAAACCGTTCGGCGCTCCCGGAATCAGCTCTCCTTTCTCTCTTGCACAGGTTTCACAAAAATGGAATTCCGTTTTTTCTCCATTTACAATCTTGGTAAAATGAAGAGTCGCCGGTCTTTTCCCGCAATCCTGG contains:
- a CDS encoding UvrB/UvrC motif-containing protein, producing the protein MNCQDCGKRPATLHFTKIVNGEKTEFHFCETCAREKGELIPGAPNGFSIHNLLSGLLDFEPGNTNAIGSKPQEVRCEECGLTYAQFGKLGHFGCSSCYSYFSDRLDPILKRVHGNTVHVGKIPKRVGGLIRGKREIEELKKELQSRIEKEEFEDAARIRDQIRELEKKFAAN